One window of Leguminivora glycinivorella isolate SPB_JAAS2020 chromosome 9, LegGlyc_1.1, whole genome shotgun sequence genomic DNA carries:
- the LOC125229939 gene encoding ribosome biogenesis protein NSA2 homolog, whose translation MPQNEYIERHQKLYGRRLDYEERKRKREAREPHKRAEKARKLRGIKAKIYNKERRNEKIQMKKKIKAHEEKNVKQNTEKVAEGALPVYLLDRDVQSRAKVLSNMIKQKRKEKAGKWDVPIPKVRAQADAEVFKVLKSGKSKRKAWKRMVTKVTFVGENFTRKPPKFERFIRPMALRFKKAHVTHPELKATFCLPIIGVKKNPSSQMYTSLGVITKGTVLEVNISELGLVTQAGKVVWGKYAQVTNNPENDGCINAVLLV comes from the coding sequence ATGCCGCAGAACGAATACATTGAGCGCCATCAAAAGCTTTACGGTAGAAGACTCGATTATGAAGAGAGGAAACGCAAACGCGAGGCTCGCGAGCCGCACAAGCGGGCCGAGAAGGCCCGCAAGCTGCGCGGCATCAAGGCCAAGATCTACAACAAGGAGCGCCGCAATGAGAAAATCCAGATGAAGAAGAAAATCAAGGCTCATGAAGAGAAAAATGTGAAACAGAACACTGAGAAGGTGGCCGAGGGAGCCCTCCCTGTCTACCTGCTCGACAGAGATGTCCAATCCCGCGCTAAAGTACTCTCTAACATGATCAAACAGAAACGCAAAGAAAAAGCCGGCAAATGGGATGTCCCGATACCCAAAGTCAGAGCACAAGCAGACGCTGAAGTATTCAAAGTACTGAAGTCTGGTAAATCAAAGAGAAAAGCGTGGAAACGCATGGTTACAAAAGTCACATTTGTTGGTGAGAATTTCACTAGGAAGCCTCCAAAGTTTGAAAGGTTTATCCGGCCTATGGCTCTACGTTTCAAGAAGGCACATGTCACACATCCCGAGCTAAAGGCCACCTTCTGCTTGCCTATTATTGGTGTAAAGAAGAACCCAAGTTCACAGATGTACACAAGTCTTGGTGTGATAACGAAGGGTACAGTTTTGGAAGTGAACATTTCCGAGCTTGGTCTTGTGACGCAGGCGGGTAAAGTTGTATGGGGTAAATATGCCCAAGTGACGAACAATCCTGAGAATGATGGTTGTATTAATGCTGTGCTTTTGGTCTGA
- the LOC125229938 gene encoding E3 ubiquitin-protein ligase Mdm2-like isoform X2, translated as MIGFSWTESWRGSKESISSLQDKETDYVRDTSDTDCSSDKAEYEPVTEPEDDGPLDWDSSGQSDNEIIATKVIEVSVGDDGDLEFADSEQDESEGSDSEMDLHDFWECAQCRAENNNPLYRYCEKCFKVRKNFFPPRPRKNKRKRVSEVPRTSSVDSGVESAFNSQETLSQVTDSQGTETQVTDSQRTEILVTDSQGTETQVTDSQGTDLSQPGYSLTQLSQDSQGTSSTSILSRPLKRRAESADRNNKRMRIDYSDSDTDSDDDEPRRRKAKSADPEVAPLVKTTSDPSLTIDDSDKLTKKAIFNSIKDKFDNENLCIICYAEPKSAVFVHGRIAHICCCYECANKVWRKAKRCPQCNCKVSNVLRVL; from the exons ATGATTGGTTTCTCTTGGACGG AATCATGGCGAGGCTCCAAGGAGAGCATCTCCAGCCTACAAGACAAAGAGACTG ATTATGTGCGCGACACGAGCGACACAGATTGCTCGAGCGACAAGGCGGAGTACGAGCCGGTGACGGAGCCCGAGGATGACGGGCCGCTGGACTGGGACTCCTCTGGTCAGAGTGat AACGAAATAATAGCCACGAAGGTGATCGAGGTCAGCGTGGGCGACGACGGCGACCTAGAGTTTGCGGACTCTGAACAGGACGAGTCGGAGGGCAGCGACTCCGAGATGGACCTACACGACTTCTGGGAGTGCGCGCAGTGCAGGGCCGAGAACAACAACCCGCTGTATCGGTACTGCGAGAAGTGTTTCAAG GTACGTAAAAACTTCTTCCCGCCGAGGCCGAGAAAAAACAAGCGTAAGCGAGTGTCTGAGGTTCCGCGAACTAGCTCTGTCGATTCCGGGGTCGAATCCGCCTTTAACAGCCAGGAAACTCTCTCGCAGGTCACTGACAGCCAGGGGACTGAGACCCAGGTCACTGACAGTCAGAGAACTGAGATTCTAGTTACTGATAGTCAGGGAACTGAGACCCAAGTCACTGATAGCCAGGGAACTGACCTTAGTCAACCTGGCTACAGTCTAACGCAGCTCAGTCAAGACTCTCAAGGTACATCCTCTACGTCGATCTTAAGTAGACCTTTAAAGCGCCGCGCTGAGTCCGCCGATCGTAACAACAAGCGAATGAGAATCGATTATTCCGATAGCGATACCGATAGCGATGATGATGAGCCTAGACGTAGGAAAGCTAAAAGCGCCGATCCCGAAGTAGCACCATTAGTTAAAACTACTAGCGATCCGTCGTTAACTATCGATGATTCCGACAAGCTGACTAAGAAAGCGATTTTCAATTCGATCAAAGATAAATTCGATAACGAGAATCTGTGTATAATTTGCTACGCTGAGCCGAAATCGGCAGTGTTCGTGCATGGCAGGATAGCACACATCTGCTGTTGCTACGAGTGCGCGAACAAGGTTTGGAGGAAGGCTAAAAGGTGTCCGCAGTGCAATTGTAAAGTTAGTAACGTTTTGAGAGTTTTATAG
- the LOC125229938 gene encoding E3 ubiquitin-protein ligase Mdm2-like isoform X3: MWDTMESWRGSKESISSLQDKETDYVRDTSDTDCSSDKAEYEPVTEPEDDGPLDWDSSGQSDNEIIATKVIEVSVGDDGDLEFADSEQDESEGSDSEMDLHDFWECAQCRAENNNPLYRYCEKCFKVRKNFFPPRPRKNKRKRVSEVPRTSSVDSGVESAFNSQETLSQVTDSQGTETQVTDSQRTEILVTDSQGTETQVTDSQGTDLSQPGYSLTQLSQDSQGTSSTSILSRPLKRRAESADRNNKRMRIDYSDSDTDSDDDEPRRRKAKSADPEVAPLVKTTSDPSLTIDDSDKLTKKAIFNSIKDKFDNENLCIICYAEPKSAVFVHGRIAHICCCYECANKVWRKAKRCPQCNCKVSNVLRVL; encoded by the exons ATGTGGGATACAATGG AATCATGGCGAGGCTCCAAGGAGAGCATCTCCAGCCTACAAGACAAAGAGACTG ATTATGTGCGCGACACGAGCGACACAGATTGCTCGAGCGACAAGGCGGAGTACGAGCCGGTGACGGAGCCCGAGGATGACGGGCCGCTGGACTGGGACTCCTCTGGTCAGAGTGat AACGAAATAATAGCCACGAAGGTGATCGAGGTCAGCGTGGGCGACGACGGCGACCTAGAGTTTGCGGACTCTGAACAGGACGAGTCGGAGGGCAGCGACTCCGAGATGGACCTACACGACTTCTGGGAGTGCGCGCAGTGCAGGGCCGAGAACAACAACCCGCTGTATCGGTACTGCGAGAAGTGTTTCAAG GTACGTAAAAACTTCTTCCCGCCGAGGCCGAGAAAAAACAAGCGTAAGCGAGTGTCTGAGGTTCCGCGAACTAGCTCTGTCGATTCCGGGGTCGAATCCGCCTTTAACAGCCAGGAAACTCTCTCGCAGGTCACTGACAGCCAGGGGACTGAGACCCAGGTCACTGACAGTCAGAGAACTGAGATTCTAGTTACTGATAGTCAGGGAACTGAGACCCAAGTCACTGATAGCCAGGGAACTGACCTTAGTCAACCTGGCTACAGTCTAACGCAGCTCAGTCAAGACTCTCAAGGTACATCCTCTACGTCGATCTTAAGTAGACCTTTAAAGCGCCGCGCTGAGTCCGCCGATCGTAACAACAAGCGAATGAGAATCGATTATTCCGATAGCGATACCGATAGCGATGATGATGAGCCTAGACGTAGGAAAGCTAAAAGCGCCGATCCCGAAGTAGCACCATTAGTTAAAACTACTAGCGATCCGTCGTTAACTATCGATGATTCCGACAAGCTGACTAAGAAAGCGATTTTCAATTCGATCAAAGATAAATTCGATAACGAGAATCTGTGTATAATTTGCTACGCTGAGCCGAAATCGGCAGTGTTCGTGCATGGCAGGATAGCACACATCTGCTGTTGCTACGAGTGCGCGAACAAGGTTTGGAGGAAGGCTAAAAGGTGTCCGCAGTGCAATTGTAAAGTTAGTAACGTTTTGAGAGTTTTATAG
- the LOC125229938 gene encoding E3 ubiquitin-protein ligase Mdm2-like isoform X1 has translation MNTTASATYLSESWRGSKESISSLQDKETDYVRDTSDTDCSSDKAEYEPVTEPEDDGPLDWDSSGQSDNEIIATKVIEVSVGDDGDLEFADSEQDESEGSDSEMDLHDFWECAQCRAENNNPLYRYCEKCFKVRKNFFPPRPRKNKRKRVSEVPRTSSVDSGVESAFNSQETLSQVTDSQGTETQVTDSQRTEILVTDSQGTETQVTDSQGTDLSQPGYSLTQLSQDSQGTSSTSILSRPLKRRAESADRNNKRMRIDYSDSDTDSDDDEPRRRKAKSADPEVAPLVKTTSDPSLTIDDSDKLTKKAIFNSIKDKFDNENLCIICYAEPKSAVFVHGRIAHICCCYECANKVWRKAKRCPQCNCKVSNVLRVL, from the exons ATGAATACGACTGCTAGTGCTACATATTTATCGG AATCATGGCGAGGCTCCAAGGAGAGCATCTCCAGCCTACAAGACAAAGAGACTG ATTATGTGCGCGACACGAGCGACACAGATTGCTCGAGCGACAAGGCGGAGTACGAGCCGGTGACGGAGCCCGAGGATGACGGGCCGCTGGACTGGGACTCCTCTGGTCAGAGTGat AACGAAATAATAGCCACGAAGGTGATCGAGGTCAGCGTGGGCGACGACGGCGACCTAGAGTTTGCGGACTCTGAACAGGACGAGTCGGAGGGCAGCGACTCCGAGATGGACCTACACGACTTCTGGGAGTGCGCGCAGTGCAGGGCCGAGAACAACAACCCGCTGTATCGGTACTGCGAGAAGTGTTTCAAG GTACGTAAAAACTTCTTCCCGCCGAGGCCGAGAAAAAACAAGCGTAAGCGAGTGTCTGAGGTTCCGCGAACTAGCTCTGTCGATTCCGGGGTCGAATCCGCCTTTAACAGCCAGGAAACTCTCTCGCAGGTCACTGACAGCCAGGGGACTGAGACCCAGGTCACTGACAGTCAGAGAACTGAGATTCTAGTTACTGATAGTCAGGGAACTGAGACCCAAGTCACTGATAGCCAGGGAACTGACCTTAGTCAACCTGGCTACAGTCTAACGCAGCTCAGTCAAGACTCTCAAGGTACATCCTCTACGTCGATCTTAAGTAGACCTTTAAAGCGCCGCGCTGAGTCCGCCGATCGTAACAACAAGCGAATGAGAATCGATTATTCCGATAGCGATACCGATAGCGATGATGATGAGCCTAGACGTAGGAAAGCTAAAAGCGCCGATCCCGAAGTAGCACCATTAGTTAAAACTACTAGCGATCCGTCGTTAACTATCGATGATTCCGACAAGCTGACTAAGAAAGCGATTTTCAATTCGATCAAAGATAAATTCGATAACGAGAATCTGTGTATAATTTGCTACGCTGAGCCGAAATCGGCAGTGTTCGTGCATGGCAGGATAGCACACATCTGCTGTTGCTACGAGTGCGCGAACAAGGTTTGGAGGAAGGCTAAAAGGTGTCCGCAGTGCAATTGTAAAGTTAGTAACGTTTTGAGAGTTTTATAG